From one Streptomyces chromofuscus genomic stretch:
- a CDS encoding SLATT domain-containing protein, producing MGQPEMQPEGPPQDGRGEGAAGLRPGDLTGRAFPPGDWAEPAVRLDELYRWVERGALETAAWYLADRVWKRRSARVLRGGAAVGAVTGAALPFLDLTGVVGGVAPWGYLALLLGVSCVAVDRYFGVTSGWIRDVATAQAVQRRLQALQFDWASESVREVLGPTEGTAGEAAERCLGVLRRFSEDVTELVRTETADWMVEFRTGSAPLGIQSALASGGRPEGAGGQGRFPLPPGAGARPNMPRQRPPEPR from the coding sequence GTGGGTCAGCCGGAGATGCAGCCCGAGGGGCCGCCTCAGGACGGGCGGGGCGAGGGCGCGGCCGGACTGCGGCCGGGCGATCTGACCGGGCGGGCGTTCCCGCCCGGGGACTGGGCGGAGCCCGCGGTCCGGCTCGACGAGCTCTACCGGTGGGTGGAGCGCGGGGCGCTGGAGACGGCGGCCTGGTACCTCGCCGACCGGGTGTGGAAGCGGCGCAGTGCCCGGGTGCTGCGGGGCGGGGCGGCGGTGGGAGCGGTGACCGGGGCCGCGCTGCCCTTCCTCGACCTGACCGGTGTGGTGGGAGGCGTGGCGCCCTGGGGGTACCTGGCGCTGCTGCTCGGGGTGTCGTGTGTCGCGGTGGACCGGTACTTCGGCGTGACGTCCGGGTGGATAAGGGACGTGGCGACCGCGCAGGCCGTCCAGCGCAGGTTGCAGGCGTTGCAGTTCGACTGGGCGTCGGAGAGCGTGCGGGAGGTCCTGGGGCCCACCGAGGGGACGGCCGGGGAGGCGGCCGAGCGGTGCCTGGGGGTGCTGCGCAGGTTCTCGGAGGACGTGACGGAGCTGGTGCGCACGGAGACGGCGGACTGGATGGTGGAGTTCCGGACCGGGTCGGCGCCGCTCGGCATCCAGTCGGCGCTGGCCTCGGGAGGGCGGCCGGAGGGGGCGGGCGGGCAGGGGAGGTTTCCGTTGCCGCCGGGGGCCGGGGCGCGGCCGAACATGCCTCGGCAGCGGCCGCCGGAGCCGAGGTGA
- a CDS encoding type 1 glutamine amidotransferase family protein, translated as MNSSRKPVHLAVYDTLADWETGHATAFLARAGHPIRTVGRTTDPVTSIGGLRVQPDVALDDVRPEDSALLILPGADLWDAGDELAPMARKAREFLAAGVPVAAICGATAGLAREGLLDDRAHTSAVSFYLAATGYRGGARYVDADAVTDGLLITAGPTEPVAFAREVLRLLGVYEGEVLDAWYRLFHDSDAEAYAVLEQAGAR; from the coding sequence ATGAACAGCAGCCGCAAGCCCGTCCACCTGGCCGTCTACGACACCCTCGCCGACTGGGAGACCGGGCACGCGACCGCGTTCCTCGCCCGCGCCGGCCACCCGATCCGCACCGTCGGCCGCACCACCGACCCGGTCACCAGCATCGGCGGCCTGCGCGTCCAGCCCGATGTGGCCCTGGACGACGTACGGCCCGAGGACAGCGCGCTGCTGATCCTCCCGGGCGCCGACCTCTGGGACGCGGGCGACGAACTGGCGCCGATGGCCCGCAAGGCGCGGGAGTTCCTGGCCGCCGGGGTCCCCGTCGCCGCGATCTGCGGGGCCACCGCCGGGCTCGCCCGCGAGGGCCTGCTCGACGACCGGGCCCACACCAGCGCGGTCTCCTTCTACCTCGCCGCGACCGGCTACCGGGGCGGCGCACGGTACGTCGACGCCGACGCGGTCACCGACGGACTCCTGATCACCGCCGGGCCGACCGAGCCGGTCGCCTTCGCCCGGGAGGTCCTCCGGCTGCTCGGGGTGTACGAGGGCGAGGTGCTCGACGCCTGGTACCGGCTGTTCCACGACTCCGACGCCGAGGCGTACGCCGTCCTCGAACAGGCGGGTGCACGGTGA
- a CDS encoding YbaB/EbfC family nucleoid-associated protein, whose translation MIPGGGQPNMQQLLQQAQKMQQDLAKAQEELAQTEVDGQAGGGLVKATVTGAGELRALRIDPKAVDPEDTETLADLIVAAVHAANENAQTLQQQKLGPLAQGLGGGGIPGLPF comes from the coding sequence GTGATCCCCGGTGGTGGCCAGCCCAACATGCAGCAGCTGCTGCAGCAGGCCCAGAAGATGCAGCAGGACCTGGCGAAGGCGCAGGAGGAACTGGCGCAGACGGAGGTCGACGGCCAGGCGGGCGGCGGCCTGGTGAAGGCCACGGTCACCGGCGCCGGTGAGCTCCGCGCGCTGCGGATCGACCCGAAGGCGGTGGACCCGGAGGACACCGAGACCCTCGCCGACCTGATCGTGGCGGCGGTGCACGCGGCCAACGAGAACGCGCAGACCCTCCAGCAGCAGAAGCTGGGCCCGCTGGCGCAGGGCCTGGGCGGCGGTGGGATCCCCGGTCTGCCCTTCTGA
- a CDS encoding aspartate aminotransferase family protein: MTPQPRPAAGAAVKAADRAHVFHSWSAQELIDPLAVAGAEGSYFWDYDGNRYLDFTSGLVYTNIGYQHPKVVAAIQEQAATLSTFAPAFAVEARSEAARLIAERTPGDLDKIFFTNGGADAVEHAVRMARLHTGRPKVLSAYRSYHGGTQQAVNITGDPRRWANDSGAAGVVHFWAPFLYRSRFYAETQEQECARALEHLETTIAFEGPATIAAIILETIPGTAGIMVPPPGYLAGVREICDKYGIVFVLDEVMAGFGRTGEWFAADLFGVVPDLMTFAKGVNSGYVPLGGVAISGEIAATFGKRPYPGGLTYSGHPLACAAAVATINVMAEEGVVENAARLGAEVVEPALRELAERHPCVGEVRGTGMFWALELVKNEETREPLVPYNAAGAANAPMAAFAAAARAGGIWPFVNMNRTHVVPPCNVTEAELKEGLAALDAALSVADEHTE, translated from the coding sequence ATGACCCCTCAGCCCCGTCCCGCCGCCGGCGCAGCCGTGAAGGCCGCGGACCGCGCGCACGTGTTCCACTCCTGGTCCGCGCAGGAGCTCATCGACCCGCTCGCCGTCGCCGGTGCGGAGGGGTCGTACTTCTGGGACTACGACGGCAACCGCTACCTCGACTTCACCAGCGGGCTCGTCTACACGAACATCGGCTACCAGCACCCCAAGGTCGTCGCCGCGATCCAGGAACAGGCCGCGACCCTGTCCACGTTCGCGCCCGCCTTCGCCGTCGAGGCCCGCTCCGAGGCCGCCCGGCTGATCGCCGAGCGCACGCCCGGCGACCTCGACAAGATCTTCTTCACCAACGGCGGCGCCGACGCCGTGGAGCACGCGGTGCGGATGGCGCGGCTGCACACCGGCCGCCCCAAGGTGCTGTCGGCGTACCGCTCGTACCACGGCGGCACCCAGCAGGCCGTGAACATCACCGGCGACCCGCGCCGCTGGGCCAACGACAGCGGCGCGGCCGGTGTCGTGCACTTCTGGGCACCCTTCCTGTACCGCTCGCGCTTCTACGCCGAGACGCAGGAGCAGGAGTGCGCCCGGGCGCTGGAGCACCTGGAGACGACGATCGCCTTCGAGGGCCCGGCGACCATCGCCGCGATCATCCTGGAGACGATCCCGGGGACCGCGGGAATCATGGTGCCGCCGCCGGGGTATCTGGCGGGCGTCCGCGAGATCTGCGACAAGTACGGGATCGTCTTCGTCCTGGACGAGGTGATGGCGGGGTTCGGGCGGACCGGCGAGTGGTTCGCGGCGGACCTGTTCGGCGTCGTTCCGGACCTGATGACCTTCGCCAAGGGCGTGAACTCCGGTTACGTGCCGCTCGGCGGCGTCGCCATCTCCGGGGAGATCGCCGCGACCTTCGGCAAGCGGCCCTACCCGGGCGGGCTGACGTACTCCGGCCACCCCCTGGCCTGCGCCGCCGCCGTCGCGACGATCAACGTGATGGCCGAGGAGGGCGTCGTCGAGAACGCGGCCCGGCTGGGCGCCGAGGTCGTCGAGCCGGCGCTGCGGGAGCTGGCCGAGCGGCACCCGTGCGTGGGCGAGGTGCGCGGCACCGGCATGTTCTGGGCGCTGGAGCTGGTGAAGAACGAGGAGACCCGCGAGCCACTGGTGCCGTACAACGCGGCCGGTGCCGCGAACGCCCCGATGGCGGCCTTCGCGGCGGCGGCCAGGGCGGGCGGCATCTGGCCGTTCGTGAACATGAACCGGACGCACGTCGTACCGCCCTGCAACGTGACCGAGGCCGAGCTGAAGGAGGGCCTGGCGGCGCTGGACGCGGCCCTGTCCGTGGCCGACGAGCACACCGAGTAA
- a CDS encoding GntR family transcriptional regulator, whose translation MPGNGAVTRSTLRQQIADALRDEVLAGRLQPGQEFTVKEIADQYGVSATPVREALVDLSAQGLLDALQHRGFRVREYSRADFRGLVEARSLVVDGMFHALEGGRGGPAHYRDTADAHALAALAGVRRRGEEAQRAACAGDLTVLIGYDLRFWRELSGLFGNPYLGDFLHRLRVQSWVCTVQHLRRAGDLRGQLWAEHTELIDALARRDTTAARSIVAAHNAHALALIERLATR comes from the coding sequence ATGCCCGGCAACGGCGCTGTGACCCGCAGCACCCTGCGGCAGCAGATCGCGGACGCGCTGCGCGACGAGGTGCTGGCCGGACGGCTCCAGCCGGGGCAGGAGTTCACGGTCAAGGAGATCGCCGACCAGTACGGGGTCTCCGCGACGCCGGTGCGCGAGGCGCTGGTCGACCTGTCCGCGCAGGGCCTGCTCGACGCGCTCCAGCACCGCGGCTTCCGGGTGCGCGAGTACTCCCGCGCCGACTTCCGCGGGCTCGTCGAGGCGCGCAGCCTGGTCGTCGACGGCATGTTCCACGCCCTGGAGGGGGGCCGGGGCGGGCCCGCGCACTACCGGGACACGGCCGATGCGCACGCGCTCGCCGCACTCGCGGGCGTGCGGCGGCGCGGCGAGGAGGCGCAGCGCGCCGCCTGCGCCGGGGACCTCACCGTGCTGATCGGCTACGACCTGCGTTTCTGGCGGGAGCTGAGCGGCCTGTTCGGCAACCCCTACCTGGGGGACTTCCTGCACCGGTTGCGCGTGCAGTCCTGGGTGTGCACGGTGCAGCACCTGCGCCGGGCCGGTGATCTGCGCGGCCAGCTGTGGGCCGAGCACACCGAACTGATCGACGCGCTCGCCCGGCGCGACACCACCGCCGCGCGCTCCATCGTCGCCGCGCACAACGCGCACGCGCTGGCTCTGATCGAGCGGCTGGCCACCCGCTGA
- a CDS encoding nSTAND1 domain-containing NTPase: MGTGNHPGDLLHPLPSAVPSAWALAEVLATECGMGDRVRLLCDPQSPSEVLAALAEAVDRAGPVEGRYESGVVVFCHVGHGLRGPGGRLYLATAATSSLTDTAHSVPYSEIERYLSDGSADPLIVLDCCFAGNAREPSRPTTSDPFGGSRPQGSYLLASALRDTLAYAPEGAEFTLFTGHLLSLLREGDAGGPRLLTPGSLYRLLDQRLQGGPARPYGGGTARMAELVLTVNRRYAPGPEAAVTAADPDAVSPYPGIVPFLPEQHHLFFGRDEVTRELLRRVERTRPGEPLVVIGTSGVGKSSLLRAGLTVAAEEAELGPVRIVAAPGAHPFRALAEAWAAAVGRPVPEVVRDLERGVFGADDVPSPGVLVMDQLEQYFTHAADLDEQRRFAAALTADHGPRIVLALRADYHDDALRDRHLGPLVAREHFTVPALDDAEIEAAIVGPARYEGLEWEPGVPQILRREVSEERAGGGPGDAAALPFLAHVLREIWLRRRGATLTYAAYQEAGGIRDAVARTAERIHADLDDDGRSRLRELTLAMVNVADGEGRLVRRRVPREELAGAEDLMRRLADARLVVVDEQGGAQLGHDSLLYAWQRLHDWIDEVRDDLLRLRRLTDAAESWSEHGSGLWTGTSLDEARALVGPERSARLPIRQVVRDFVTAADRAQRRRRSVTRAWIAGLSALALVAGVLAGWALYENGQAADRERSLIARELATQADIMRERDPQTALRLSLAAYRTAPTPETRSSLYSAATTVAPTHLSPGGHKREPVLNLAYSPDGKVLAAAHRGGRVRLWDVTKPSVPVEAGQFELVGSGAIAHHPRKRLLAAQTAKSLTLWDATDPRAPRRVARMPIAEGTTFTLAFSPDGRTLAAGSEAGRLRLWDVSDPSHPALRVERAIADAEVISLAFTRDGRHLITGNGNGQGDSEQPAQVRLWDLTHPDRPALRDTERAETVMAVAAHPKRDLVVATGASGKVAWWELVDGRELRRVEVEDYRDYWGSHPDGIPSLSFSGDGRLLAGADRDNGVHRGDVTGKISDVANWEDLSPLPSGEPAQSVVFSPDSRYLAAGDVAGEIRLWPGRSSAPAIEGTVPSFVEAGTSAFSGDGRLVLAQTYNADSTTRTRVWDIGDTRAPRVRYTLPRGWEANYFLNSHKKPVLLAHYWTEGLEHTFQFWTFDADGEPTRGRSIRLTADVPRVVVSPDGRLLAAGSAEEQGIALYDIEDPAKPVRVGTVDAPINGDLFATGELWFAGDRALATVENREDLVLWDLSDPARPHKGGRVKGVALMKSSMYDAGSRQLVTEDVAHVIRVWDLSHPTQPDGGARVPAAPGNYFPTVDGELATALSDGTVQFWDVTDPARPKKKRDLRLDRAVSSISMTPDGRHVVTGTPYRIWTVGPDGRWDFPEFVELANAEDVHVPRSDSPEGPDWLAVTVERTFGSSLDDRNTHLLEFDTDHLYQEMCEAYPLSVPEGQWESLFPHLSHRDSCA, translated from the coding sequence GTGGGCACCGGAAATCACCCCGGGGACCTGCTGCACCCGCTGCCCTCCGCAGTGCCGTCGGCGTGGGCCCTGGCCGAGGTGCTGGCCACGGAGTGCGGCATGGGCGACCGGGTACGGCTGCTGTGCGACCCGCAGTCGCCGAGCGAGGTGCTCGCGGCGCTCGCCGAGGCGGTGGACCGCGCCGGGCCCGTCGAGGGGCGGTACGAGAGCGGAGTCGTCGTCTTCTGCCACGTCGGCCACGGACTGCGCGGCCCGGGCGGGCGACTGTATCTCGCGACGGCCGCGACGAGTTCCCTCACCGACACCGCACACTCGGTGCCGTACTCCGAGATCGAGCGCTATCTGAGCGACGGGTCCGCCGATCCGCTCATCGTGCTCGACTGCTGTTTCGCCGGGAACGCGCGGGAGCCGAGCCGTCCGACGACCTCGGACCCGTTCGGCGGCAGCCGGCCCCAGGGCAGCTATCTGCTGGCCTCCGCGCTGCGCGACACCCTCGCCTACGCCCCCGAGGGCGCCGAGTTCACCCTGTTCACGGGCCATCTGCTGAGCCTGCTGCGGGAGGGCGACGCGGGCGGGCCCCGCCTGCTGACGCCGGGCAGCCTCTACCGGCTCCTCGACCAGCGCCTCCAGGGCGGCCCCGCCCGGCCGTACGGCGGCGGCACCGCGCGGATGGCGGAACTGGTCCTCACCGTCAACCGCCGCTACGCGCCCGGCCCCGAGGCCGCCGTCACCGCCGCGGACCCGGACGCGGTCAGCCCTTACCCGGGCATCGTGCCCTTTCTGCCCGAGCAGCATCACCTCTTCTTCGGCCGGGACGAGGTGACTCGCGAGTTGCTGCGGCGCGTGGAGCGAACCCGGCCAGGTGAGCCACTGGTGGTGATCGGGACCTCGGGCGTCGGCAAGTCCTCGCTGCTGCGGGCCGGTCTGACCGTGGCGGCCGAGGAGGCGGAGCTGGGTCCGGTACGGATCGTGGCGGCACCAGGGGCACATCCGTTCCGTGCCCTCGCGGAGGCCTGGGCGGCGGCGGTGGGACGGCCGGTCCCGGAGGTGGTACGGGATCTGGAACGAGGGGTGTTCGGTGCCGATGACGTACCGTCGCCCGGCGTCCTTGTCATGGATCAGCTGGAGCAGTACTTCACCCACGCCGCCGACCTTGATGAGCAGCGGCGTTTCGCGGCCGCGCTCACGGCCGACCACGGTCCCCGGATCGTACTGGCGCTGCGCGCCGACTACCACGACGACGCCCTGCGCGACCGTCATCTGGGCCCCCTCGTGGCGCGCGAGCACTTCACCGTGCCCGCGCTCGACGACGCCGAGATCGAGGCGGCCATCGTCGGACCGGCGCGGTACGAGGGTCTGGAGTGGGAACCGGGCGTCCCGCAGATCCTCCGGCGCGAGGTGAGCGAGGAACGGGCGGGCGGCGGCCCTGGGGACGCGGCCGCGCTGCCGTTTTTGGCGCACGTCCTGCGCGAGATCTGGCTCCGGCGCCGCGGTGCGACCCTCACCTACGCCGCCTACCAGGAGGCCGGCGGCATCCGCGACGCCGTCGCCCGCACCGCCGAGCGGATCCACGCCGACCTCGACGACGATGGCCGCAGCCGACTGCGGGAGCTGACGCTGGCCATGGTCAACGTGGCCGACGGCGAGGGACGGCTGGTGCGCCGCCGGGTGCCCCGGGAGGAGCTGGCCGGCGCCGAGGACCTGATGCGCCGCCTCGCCGACGCCCGCCTCGTCGTCGTCGACGAGCAGGGCGGAGCACAGCTCGGCCACGACTCGCTGCTGTACGCCTGGCAGCGGCTGCACGACTGGATCGACGAGGTGCGCGACGATCTGCTCCGGCTGCGGCGGCTGACGGACGCGGCGGAGTCCTGGTCGGAGCACGGCAGCGGACTGTGGACGGGCACGAGCCTGGACGAGGCGAGGGCGCTGGTGGGACCCGAACGGTCGGCCAGACTGCCCATCCGCCAGGTGGTACGGGACTTCGTCACGGCCGCCGACCGGGCGCAGCGGCGCAGACGGTCGGTCACCCGGGCCTGGATCGCCGGGCTGTCGGCCCTCGCCCTGGTGGCCGGGGTGCTGGCGGGCTGGGCGCTGTACGAGAACGGTCAGGCGGCCGACCGGGAACGCAGCCTGATCGCCCGGGAGTTGGCCACCCAGGCCGACATCATGCGCGAGCGCGACCCGCAGACCGCCCTGCGGCTCAGCCTCGCCGCGTACCGCACGGCGCCGACACCGGAGACCCGGTCGAGCCTTTACTCGGCGGCGACGACGGTCGCACCCACCCATCTCTCGCCCGGCGGTCACAAGCGTGAGCCGGTGCTCAACCTCGCCTACAGCCCGGACGGGAAGGTGCTGGCCGCCGCTCACCGAGGCGGCAGGGTGCGGCTGTGGGACGTCACAAAGCCTTCGGTCCCGGTGGAGGCGGGGCAGTTCGAGCTGGTCGGCAGCGGGGCCATCGCCCACCACCCGCGCAAGCGGCTGCTGGCCGCGCAGACGGCGAAGTCGCTGACGCTGTGGGACGCCACCGACCCGCGCGCACCCCGGCGGGTGGCCCGGATGCCCATCGCCGAGGGCACCACCTTCACCCTGGCGTTCAGCCCGGACGGCAGGACGCTCGCGGCGGGCAGCGAGGCGGGCCGGCTCCGGCTGTGGGACGTGAGCGACCCGTCGCACCCCGCGCTGCGCGTGGAGCGGGCGATCGCGGACGCGGAGGTGATCTCGCTGGCGTTCACCCGCGACGGACGTCATCTGATCACCGGCAACGGCAACGGGCAGGGGGACAGCGAGCAGCCCGCTCAGGTGCGGCTGTGGGACCTGACCCACCCGGACCGGCCCGCGCTGCGGGACACCGAGCGGGCCGAGACGGTCATGGCGGTCGCGGCGCACCCGAAGCGCGACCTGGTGGTCGCGACGGGGGCCAGTGGGAAGGTCGCCTGGTGGGAGCTGGTGGACGGCCGGGAACTGCGGCGCGTCGAGGTGGAGGACTACCGCGACTACTGGGGCAGCCACCCGGACGGCATCCCCTCGCTCAGTTTCAGCGGGGACGGCAGGCTCCTCGCGGGAGCGGACCGGGACAACGGCGTGCACCGCGGCGATGTGACCGGAAAGATCTCGGACGTCGCGAACTGGGAGGATCTCTCCCCACTGCCGTCGGGCGAGCCCGCACAGTCGGTCGTCTTCAGCCCGGACAGCCGGTATCTGGCGGCCGGTGACGTGGCGGGCGAGATTCGGCTGTGGCCCGGCCGGAGTTCGGCCCCCGCGATCGAAGGCACCGTGCCGTCCTTCGTCGAGGCGGGCACCAGTGCCTTCAGCGGCGACGGCAGGCTGGTCCTCGCGCAGACCTACAACGCCGACTCCACGACCCGGACCCGGGTGTGGGACATCGGCGACACCCGCGCCCCGAGGGTCCGCTACACGCTGCCGAGGGGCTGGGAGGCCAACTACTTCCTCAACAGCCACAAGAAGCCCGTACTCCTCGCCCACTACTGGACCGAGGGACTGGAGCACACCTTCCAGTTCTGGACGTTCGACGCCGACGGCGAGCCGACCAGGGGCCGCAGCATCCGCCTCACCGCCGACGTCCCGCGCGTCGTGGTGAGCCCGGACGGCCGGCTGCTGGCCGCGGGCTCGGCGGAGGAGCAGGGCATCGCCCTGTACGACATCGAGGACCCGGCGAAGCCGGTGCGCGTCGGCACGGTCGACGCACCGATCAACGGGGATCTCTTCGCCACAGGAGAGCTGTGGTTCGCCGGGGACCGCGCCCTGGCGACCGTCGAGAACCGTGAGGATCTCGTCCTGTGGGACCTCTCCGACCCGGCCCGGCCCCACAAGGGCGGGCGCGTGAAGGGCGTGGCGCTGATGAAGAGCTCGATGTACGACGCCGGGTCCCGGCAACTCGTCACCGAGGACGTCGCACACGTGATCCGGGTGTGGGACCTTTCCCACCCCACGCAGCCGGACGGCGGCGCCCGCGTCCCGGCTGCTCCCGGCAACTACTTCCCCACCGTCGACGGGGAATTGGCGACAGCACTCAGCGACGGCACCGTCCAGTTCTGGGACGTCACCGATCCCGCCCGTCCGAAGAAGAAGCGGGACCTACGGCTCGACCGCGCCGTCTCCTCCATCTCCATGACCCCGGACGGCCGCCATGTGGTGACGGGCACCCCGTACCGCATCTGGACCGTCGGCCCGGACGGCAGGTGGGACTTCCCGGAGTTCGTGGAGTTGGCGAACGCCGAGGACGTCCACGTGCCCCGCTCCGACTCGCCCGAGGGCCCCGACTGGCTGGCGGTCACCGTGGAACGCACCTTCGGCAGCTCTCTCGACGACCGGAACACCCACCTCCTGGAATTCGACACCGATCACCTCTACCAGGAGATGTGCGAGGCGTACCCCTTGAGCGTCCCGGAGGGCCAGTGGGAAAGCCTCTTCCCGCACCTGTCCCACCGCGACTCCTGCGCTTGA
- a CDS encoding serine/threonine-protein kinase: MERLGPGDPPRIGAYRLLARLGAGGMGHVYLARSDRGRTVAVKLVRSELAALEEFRARFRQEVRAARQVGGHWTAPVLDADTEAAVPWVATGYVAGPSLQQVVGRDHGALPERSVRILGAGLAHALKDIHAAGIVHRDLKPSNVLVTIDGPRVIDFGIARAMETVTDGGLTRTGALVGSPGFMAPEQVRGDRITPACDVFCLGSVLAYAATGTLPFGGADSGVHALMFRIAQEEPDLDGVPEGIADLVRHCLRKDPAARPTLDDILERTGAQDTVTGGRSREPWLPGALVAQLGRHAVQLLETEDPEGAGGEDTDRGASPEHASAADEAAPPAAGQPGPQPLNRMPTVAAPGGAAPAAPPHPAYGSLQQGHGHPQQPQGAASAPAPAPAPPYAPAYGPPNGGAPTGGGYPGGHGPYAGTPYPSGPHAHGPYGTAPYAGGAYGGLGPTPPYGPPAVVTSEEPGRRSGRATAALVAIAVVVALAAGGSVYALMDGGEGPQPGPTTSASAESSAPVTPEASTPAPEPSPSASSAAADGAIPGDYLGTWTTTIDNASGLHTRRLILQQGEVGDTVLSLVADGPAEGGGSYHCVFQAELTEEPGADGPVRVGPSTVTVGEPPTACTPGAATEITLLPDGGLQRVNGTTGEKLTYRHQ; this comes from the coding sequence GTGGAGAGACTGGGGCCTGGGGATCCACCGCGGATCGGTGCCTACCGGCTGCTGGCGCGGCTCGGCGCCGGCGGGATGGGGCACGTGTATCTGGCGCGGTCGGACCGGGGGCGGACCGTCGCGGTCAAGCTGGTGCGCAGCGAGCTGGCGGCGCTGGAGGAGTTCCGCGCGCGGTTCCGGCAGGAGGTGCGGGCCGCGCGGCAGGTCGGCGGTCACTGGACGGCTCCCGTGCTCGACGCCGACACCGAGGCGGCCGTGCCGTGGGTGGCCACCGGGTACGTCGCCGGCCCGAGTCTGCAGCAGGTCGTCGGGCGGGACCACGGGGCGCTGCCCGAGCGTTCGGTGCGGATCCTGGGGGCCGGGCTGGCGCACGCGCTGAAGGACATCCACGCCGCCGGAATCGTGCACCGCGACCTCAAGCCGTCCAATGTGCTCGTCACCATCGACGGACCCCGGGTCATCGACTTCGGGATCGCGCGGGCGATGGAGACCGTGACCGACGGGGGCCTGACCCGGACCGGCGCGCTCGTCGGCTCGCCCGGCTTCATGGCGCCCGAGCAGGTGCGCGGCGACCGCATCACGCCCGCCTGCGACGTGTTCTGCCTCGGCTCCGTCCTCGCCTACGCCGCCACCGGCACCCTCCCCTTCGGCGGCGCCGACAGCGGGGTGCACGCCCTGATGTTCCGCATCGCCCAGGAGGAACCCGACCTGGACGGCGTCCCCGAGGGCATCGCCGACCTCGTACGCCACTGCCTGCGCAAGGACCCGGCCGCCCGGCCGACGCTGGACGACATCCTGGAGCGCACGGGCGCGCAGGACACCGTCACCGGCGGCCGGTCCCGGGAACCCTGGCTGCCGGGCGCGCTGGTGGCGCAGCTCGGCCGGCACGCGGTGCAGTTGCTGGAGACGGAGGACCCGGAGGGGGCCGGGGGCGAGGACACGGACCGGGGGGCCTCACCCGAGCACGCGTCGGCCGCCGACGAGGCGGCACCGCCGGCCGCCGGACAGCCGGGGCCGCAGCCGCTGAACCGGATGCCCACGGTGGCCGCGCCCGGGGGTGCCGCCCCGGCGGCCCCGCCGCATCCGGCGTACGGCTCCCTGCAGCAGGGGCACGGCCATCCCCAGCAGCCGCAGGGAGCTGCTTCCGCGCCGGCCCCGGCGCCCGCACCGCCGTACGCCCCCGCGTACGGACCCCCCAACGGGGGCGCGCCGACCGGCGGCGGGTACCCGGGCGGCCACGGCCCGTACGCGGGCACCCCCTACCCGTCCGGCCCCCACGCCCACGGCCCTTACGGCACCGCCCCGTACGCCGGCGGCGCCTACGGGGGTCTCGGCCCCACCCCGCCCTACGGCCCGCCCGCCGTCGTCACCTCCGAGGAGCCGGGCCGCCGAAGCGGGCGCGCCACCGCCGCGCTCGTCGCCATCGCGGTGGTCGTCGCGCTCGCCGCCGGCGGGTCGGTGTACGCGCTGATGGACGGCGGCGAGGGTCCGCAGCCCGGCCCCACGACCTCCGCGTCCGCCGAATCCTCCGCCCCGGTCACCCCCGAGGCGTCCACGCCGGCGCCGGAGCCCTCCCCGTCGGCCTCGTCCGCGGCCGCCGACGGGGCGATACCCGGCGACTACCTCGGCACCTGGACGACGACCATCGACAACGCGAGCGGCCTGCACACCCGGCGGCTGATCCTCCAGCAGGGCGAGGTCGGCGACACGGTCCTGTCCCTCGTCGCGGACGGACCCGCCGAGGGCGGCGGCAGCTACCACTGCGTCTTCCAGGCGGAGCTGACCGAGGAGCCCGGCGCGGACGGTCCGGTGCGGGTCGGCCCGTCCACGGTGACGGTCGGCGAACCGCCCACCGCCTGCACGCCGGGCGCGGCCACCGAGATCACCCTGCTGCCGGACGGCGGTCTCCAGCGCGTGAACGGGACCACGGGGGAGAAACTGACCTACCGGCACCAGTGA
- a CDS encoding MarR family winged helix-turn-helix transcriptional regulator produces MSRRRQDLLSRGALGVFRLNGQFLAVAEELARPAGLTAAWWQVLGAVLPEPLPVAGIARAMGITRQSVQRVADLLVQRGLAEYRPNPAHRRAKLLAPTEAGLAAVRRIDPGHAEFADRLARALGEEEFEEAVRALERLSRVLDEVGMPTAAVEP; encoded by the coding sequence GTGAGCCGCCGGCGGCAGGACCTGCTCAGCCGGGGCGCGCTCGGCGTGTTCCGGCTCAACGGCCAGTTCCTCGCGGTCGCGGAGGAACTGGCCCGCCCGGCCGGGCTCACGGCGGCCTGGTGGCAGGTCCTCGGCGCGGTGCTGCCCGAGCCGCTGCCCGTCGCCGGGATCGCCCGCGCGATGGGCATCACCCGGCAGAGCGTCCAGCGCGTCGCCGACCTGCTGGTGCAGCGGGGCCTGGCCGAATACCGGCCCAACCCCGCCCACCGCCGCGCCAAACTGCTGGCCCCCACCGAGGCGGGCCTGGCGGCGGTGCGCCGCATCGACCCCGGGCACGCCGAGTTCGCGGACCGGCTGGCGCGGGCGCTGGGGGAGGAGGAGTTCGAGGAGGCGGTGCGCGCGCTGGAGCGGCTGTCGCGGGTGCTCGACGAGGTGGGGATGCCGACGGCCGCCGTGGAGCCGTAG